In Acidobacteriota bacterium, the genomic stretch ACTATAAGCGCTTTACTTTCATCTGTAAATATAATAAGAAGACATACAGGAAGGAAAACAATTCTTTTTATCAGCCAGGGAACCCCTGAAATCTCTAAATATGAAATTTTAAAAATATTCGACCCTTTTAATATTATTTCAAAAAGAAAAACAAGATTTGACTGGCAAATAGTTGACGAAATAATTAAGTATGCCAATGCAGAAAACATAGCATTCTATGTTCTAAATCCTGATGTGGAATTCAGAAAATTGCTAAAAGACATAGATGCATCTGTGAAGTTTCAATCAGAAACTTTATCTATGAAAGAGATAAAATTCAGCAATTACAGCCTAATCCATCTGGCAGAGGAAACAGGAGGGGTTTTACTTAGAGGAGGAAAGAAATATGAAGAGACAGTTCAAGAACTGAAAAGAGACCTGAGTTATTACTATGAGATAGGATATAAACCACAAAGAGAAAAGGAAGATGGAAAGTACCACAGAATTGAAATAAAAGTGAAAAGACCTGGTGTTAATGTAAGATCTAGAAAAGGATACATGGATTACTCAGAGGAGGAGAAGATGAAAAGAAACCTTGCCTCTGCATTTTTCTCTCCTGAATATTTTAAAGAGATAGAGTTTCGATGTGAAGTTAATTCAATTCCTGAGGATAAGAAAAACTCTTTATTCTGGATAAGGATAGAGATTCCCACTGAACAATTCAAAAGAAAAGAATCTCCTCCAGAGGATATAACACTTCTCTTTGGTATAAAGGAGTTAGAGGAGGAGAAAGCCCATCTTGGTGAAGTGAAGATAAAAATAAAAGAAGCTCTGAAGAGAAATCTTTCCTCCCTTTACTATTCATTTGGAACATCAGATGTGAAGATAAA encodes the following:
- a CDS encoding VWA domain-containing protein, whose protein sequence is MSLDFAEYQNYLFRRRFEKTISALLSSVNIIRRHTGRKTILFISQGTPEISKYEILKIFDPFNIISKRKTRFDWQIVDEIIKYANAENIAFYVLNPDVEFRKLLKDIDASVKFQSETLSMKEIKFSNYSLIHLAEETGGVLLRGGKKYEETVQELKRDLSYYYEIGYKPQREKEDGKYHRIEIKVKRPGVNVRSRKGYMDYSEEEKMKRNLASAFFSPEYFKEIEFRCEVNSIPEDKKNSLFWIRIEIPTEQFKRKESPPEDITLLFGIKELEEEKAHLGEVKIKIKEALKRNLSSLYYSFGTSDVKIKPGSYETAVILTSKEGKIGGYETLIKIPRLKKEPSPTILNSIFGFLKEKEGEGNLFTISREDGSLLLSKYRFFPSLGNEIKEGENIALFLQIYNPDDIEDSFLKFSLYKDENFISNLKFQRIESFFNKKMNILNEVYIFDLQDILPGDYQLKINFPEKIEKKIIGIKVFQ